In the Corallococcus soli genome, TGGGCCGGCTCATCCCCGCCGGCACGGGCCTGCCGAACTACAAGCACCTGGACATCGAGGTGGAGAGCCCCACGGACGAAGTCAACGAGATGGAGGCCGCCCTGGCCGCCACCCACGGCGACAGCCCGCTGGCCCCTCCGCCGTCGCGGCCGGACACCCGGTCCACCGACGTCGCCTAGTGCATCCTGAGGAGCGTCCCTGACGCTCCTCGAGTCAGCCGCCGTCCTGGGTCATGCCGGGGCGGCGGCTTTCTTGTTTTGCACAGTTCGTCGCCTGTTGTCTTGACAGCATGTCGCGGTGCGTTATGTTGACGCATCACGTTATCTGAGCCCGGGAAGCCGGGCGGGGGAGCAGGACATGACGACGACGACGAACGCGAAGGTGACGGCCGTGACGCAGAACGTGGAGAACTTCCTCAAGGGGCAGTTCTCCCAGGCCCAGAAGCGGTTCGAGGGGCTGGAAGGGGAGGCCAACAAGGCCTTCAAGGTGCTGGAGACCCGGAGCCAGGAAGCGGCGAAGGAGGTCCAGGCCCTGTGGGTGAAGGTGCAGGCCGGTGAGCTGCGCACGGACCCCCGGGTGCAGGAGCTGAGCAAGAAGGTGGACGCCGCCAGCGTGGAGCTGCGCAAGCGGCTGGACGGGCTGCAGGCGAGGGTCGTGGAGGCGGTGGGCGTCGCCAGCCAGTCCCAGGTGGAGCAGATCACCCACGAGCTGGGCCGCCTGTCGAAGAAGCTGGATGTACTGCTGAAGCCCACCCGTCGGGCCCACGGCGCGACCAAGAATTCGGGCGGCGCGGCGTCTTCTCCGCGAGCCTGAGCAGCGTTTTCATAACCTGGGGGGTGTGCTTAGGTGGCCGCCCCCTTTGTTCGAGCCCCGGGTTTCCCATGAGGGAAGGCTGGGGGACTCCCGGAGCGACTTCATGGACAACAACACCGAGGCCCCCCGGGAGAAGCCGTCCGTGGCGGAAGCCTTCGAGCGCATCTGGAGCCAGGCGCTCCTGGCGGTGAACACGGCGGAGGAGGAGGCTTCGCGCGCGGTGCAGCGCGTGGCGTCCGTCGCCGGGTGGAGCCAGGACGAAGTGAAGCGCCAGGCCCGCGAGTTCGCGGAGCGCCTGACGGGGCACCGCCGGGATCTGGAGCACAACGTGGAAGAGCGGGTCCGCACGGCCCTCTCGCTGTTGAAGCTGCCGCGCCGCGAGGAGTTGCAGGCGTTTGGCAGCCGATTGGAGCGCCTCTCCGAGCGCATCCAGGCCCTGGAGCACCGCAAGTGAGTGGACCCGCCGCCTCGGGCGGCAGGTCGTTGGGAACGCGGTTCTTCGCGGGGCTGCATGCCCTGAGCAGCGGGTGCTCCCGGCTCCCGTTGCTCGCGGGCGTGGCGCTCGTGGTGTCCGCGCGGGTGGTGCCCCTGCTGGAGGAGCCCACCCCTCCGGCTGGCGTTCCGGAGCACGTGTCGCAGGAGTCCGTCTCCGCGGAGGCGATGCTCATCGACGCGGTGCTGGCCAAGCGCGCTCCGGACCTGGGGCTCACGCTGCGCCGGCGTCTGGGGCAGGCCATCGACGAGGAGTCCCGCCGCACCGGGTATGACCCGCTGCTGGTGCTGGCGCTCATCGACGTGGAGTCCGACTTCGAGGAGGAGTCCGTCTCCGACAAGGGCGCCCGGGGCCTGATGCAGATCAAGCCCAGCACGCTGCACTTCCTGGCGGAGAAGGAGGGCCTGCGGCTGTCGCGCGAGGAGGTGGTGGCCGACCCCGCCGTGTGTGTGCGTCTGGGCATCCGCTACCTGCGCTCGCTGCAGAGCCGGTTTGGCGGCGACCTGGACATGGCGCTGATGGCGTACAACGCCGGCCCCACGCGCATCCGGGACGCCATGAGGGCCGGAGAGCTGGAGAAGTTCCGCCGCTACCCCCGGGCCGTGCGGCGCGACTTCCGCCGCTTCCGCGAGGGCCATGGCCTGGGCGGAGACTGGGCGCTCGCGCAGCGGGAGCTGCCGCCCGAGCCTCCCGGCGCGACGACGACCGCGGCGCCCTGACGGGCCGTTTGTCGACGTCCTGGTGAATGTTCGGGCCCGTGGTGGGTTCCAACCCGCGCCACACTCGCCTTGTCCCGATCCCCCGGGTGCGCTAAGTCGTTGCAAACCCTTGGGACTGTTGAGGATTCCCAGGAGGGATTCCCCCATGCCTCGTCCGTCCGCCCGCATCGCGCTCACCGTCGCGGCCACGCTCGTGCCCATGTTGGCCCTGGCCGGCTCGGTCTTCCTCAACGGCGTCAACATCGACGGCGTGAGGAACCAGCGCTTCGAGAAGGCCACCGTCCGCGTCGACGCGGAGGGGAACGTCCACATCGACGCGCCGGGGTATGCCGCCCGCGTGACGACCGTGACGCCCACGCCGGCTCCGGCCGCCAAGGCCCCTTCGACGCCGCCGGGCCCCGCGCCCGCCGGAGCCCCCGTGGATGCCGGGGTCGCGGCCGCCGTTCCGCCCGCTTCCACGCCGTCCGTGCCGGGGCGCATCACCCAGCGCTACTGGCTGGTGACGGAGCAGACGACGCCGGGCATGACGGACTTCGACATCGACGTGTACGTGAACTCGCGCTGGGTGCGTCGTTTGCGCAACAACGAGGATCAGGTGGTCCTGGAAGTCACCGGTCAGTTGCGTCCCGGGCCGAACGCGGTGACGCTCATCGCCCGCAAGACGAATCCGGGCAGCCGCCGCAGCACGTCCGCCAGCAACGTCTTCAAGGTGATCATCGGGGAAGGCAATGAGGGCGGCGGCAACGTGATGATTGACACGCCCCTCATCCGCTTCCAGAAGACGGCTGCGGACGCGCAGGACGCGACCGAGGAGTTCACCCTCACCACCCGCTGAACCGGGCCGGCGCGGGGAAGGGAGACGACGGTGTTCACCATCGACGAGCGTTACCGGGGGCTGCCCGCCAGCCGCGACCAGGTGCTCGCGCTGCACCTGTCCCTCAACACGCCGCACGTGGCCATCCCCGGCAAGCAGGCCGGACCGGCGCAGGCCTTCGTGGTGGGGCTTCGTGGAGGGCAGGGCGCGGGCGTCTTCGTGTACCTGTACCTGGTGGAGGCCGGTGACTGCGCGGTGTACGTGTCCGGGCGACGCGTCCAGTCCGCGGACGAGCTGCGGGAAGACGAGGACGACGCGCTCGGGTTCGTGGAGTCGCTGGGCTTCATGATGGACAACGCGAACTGGCGCGCGGTCGCTCCCGCGCAGCAGGACGAGTGGCTCAAGACGCTGCCCGTCTTCTTCAAGGAGCCCACGCTCGTGCCCGCCGTGAAGGCCCGCGCCGAAGAGAAGCGCAACGTCGCCACCAACCTGGGCCGTTTCCTGGCCGCGTTCTGAACCTCCACCCCGGATTGCCTCCCATGTTCCGCATCCCTTCCGCCTGTTGCCTCGCGTTCGTGCTCGCCTCCGCGGGCTGTGCGCACGTCCCCACGCAGAAGGAGATCGAGAGTTCGGAGATCCACTACGACCTGGGCGTGCAGGCCCAGCAGCACGGCCACGTGCAGGACGCGCTCGCGGAGTACCAGAAGGCCCTGAAGCAGAATCCGGGCAACCCGGAGGCCCACAACGCGATGGGCATCCTGCTGCACCTGTCCTTCCGGCGGCTTGACGAGGCCGCGGCCCACTATGAGAAGGCCCTGGAGCTGCGGCCGACGTTCGCCGACGTGCGCAACAACCTGGGCAACCTGCGCCTGGACCAGGGACGCTACGACGAGGCCATCCAGCTGTACGAGGCGGCGCTCAACGACATGCAGTACCGCTTCGGCTTCTCCGCGCAGGGGAACATGGGGTGGGCGCTCTACAAGAAGGGCGACGTCGCGAACGCGCTGCAGAACATCAAGGCGGCGGTGACGACCAACCCGGAGTTCTGCATGGGCTTCCGGAACCTGGGCATCATCTACGACGAGACGGGCAAGACGCAGGAGGCCTGCCAGCAGTTCGCCCACTACCGCGAGAAGTGCCCGGACGTGGCGGAGGCCTACCGCCGCGAGGGCGTGTGCCAGGCGAAGCTCGGGAACGTGGAGGCGGCGAAGGCTGCCTTCGCGGGCTGCGAGGCCAAGGCGCAGCCCACCGAGCAGGTGCTCAAGGACGACTGCCGCTCACTGCTGGAACACCTCTAGCCTGGGGCCCGGGGGACCGTGGATCACGTCGACTTCGGCAAATACCTCAGTCAGCAACGCGAGCTGCGCGGGCTGTCACGCGAGGACGTCTCTCGGGAGACGAAGATCCCCCCCAGCCTCGTCGCGGCGCTGGAGGCGGGGCAGGTGGAGCGGCTGCCCGAGCGCATCTTCGT is a window encoding:
- the tgl gene encoding social motility TPR repeat lipoprotein Tgl, producing MFRIPSACCLAFVLASAGCAHVPTQKEIESSEIHYDLGVQAQQHGHVQDALAEYQKALKQNPGNPEAHNAMGILLHLSFRRLDEAAAHYEKALELRPTFADVRNNLGNLRLDQGRYDEAIQLYEAALNDMQYRFGFSAQGNMGWALYKKGDVANALQNIKAAVTTNPEFCMGFRNLGIIYDETGKTQEACQQFAHYREKCPDVAEAYRREGVCQAKLGNVEAAKAAFAGCEAKAQPTEQVLKDDCRSLLEHL
- a CDS encoding social motility and stimulation tgl protein, coding for MFTIDERYRGLPASRDQVLALHLSLNTPHVAIPGKQAGPAQAFVVGLRGGQGAGVFVYLYLVEAGDCAVYVSGRRVQSADELREDEDDALGFVESLGFMMDNANWRAVAPAQQDEWLKTLPVFFKEPTLVPAVKARAEEKRNVATNLGRFLAAF
- a CDS encoding phasin family protein; protein product: MDNNTEAPREKPSVAEAFERIWSQALLAVNTAEEEASRAVQRVASVAGWSQDEVKRQAREFAERLTGHRRDLEHNVEERVRTALSLLKLPRREELQAFGSRLERLSERIQALEHRK
- a CDS encoding lytic transglycosylase domain-containing protein, producing the protein MSGPAASGGRSLGTRFFAGLHALSSGCSRLPLLAGVALVVSARVVPLLEEPTPPAGVPEHVSQESVSAEAMLIDAVLAKRAPDLGLTLRRRLGQAIDEESRRTGYDPLLVLALIDVESDFEEESVSDKGARGLMQIKPSTLHFLAEKEGLRLSREEVVADPAVCVRLGIRYLRSLQSRFGGDLDMALMAYNAGPTRIRDAMRAGELEKFRRYPRAVRRDFRRFREGHGLGGDWALAQRELPPEPPGATTTAAP